Sequence from the Peromyscus eremicus chromosome 4, PerEre_H2_v1, whole genome shotgun sequence genome:
GtactaaaattaatattttctgaataagccaataaattgattttttgtgaaacaataaattattttctctttcatcttctaGTTTTTCTGGATTAGGTTggcatttcttttatattattttgaatCTGGACCTAAAGTATGGTTCAATAATGCTATAATAATGGATAACTGGTCAAGGTAAATGAGTTTGTTGAACTGTATATATTGTAAACAAAGTGGGTCCACTTAAAttagacatattttaaaataatgcctCTTTAAGTAGCCTAGGCTATGTTTTGAGGATAAACAACTctagaaataaatattattataccACATAATAATATTCAAACATGCAAAAAACAATATCTAATCAATCATTGTCTTGATCATTTGgaaacagtttttaaagaaaagaagaatggagATTGGGAACTGCTCAGCCACTGAGTTCTTTTTCTTGAGTATTACCAATAACCCTGTGAtcaaagtgattttatttatcttatttttatttatttatctcactACTCTTATTGAAAATCTTGGAATGATTATTTTGATCAGAATGGACCACCAGCTTCACATGCCAATGTATTTCTTCCTCAGTCACCTCTCATTCTCTGATGTCTGCTATTCCACTGCAGTTTGTCCTAAGATGTTAGTGGACCTGGTTGCCAAGAGCAGTAGTTCAATTTCTTTTCTTGGGTGTGTTCTGCAGTTCTTCATCTTCTGCGTCTTTACAGATGTGGAGTGTATGCTGCTGGCAATGATGGCATTTGATCGGTACAAGGCAATCAGCAACCCCTTGTTATATGCAGTAGATATGTCCAGCAAGGTGTGCTACCAACTCCTGGCTGTGGTTTACTTGGTGGGTATTGTAGATGCTGTGATACACACAACACTGACATTTCGCTTGTGTTTCTGTGGGTCCACTGAGATCAACCATTTCTTCTGTGATTTACCTCCACTCTACCTCCTATCCTGCTCTGACATACAAGTTAATGAATTGGCCTTATTTACTGTTTTTGGTTTCATTGAACTGAGCACAATATCAGGAGTCCTCGTCTCTTACTGTTACATTATTTTATCAGTCCTGAAGATCCGCTCTACTAAGGGAAGGTTCAAAGCTTTCTCCACCTGTACCTCCCATTTAACAGCAGTTGCAATTTTTCAAGGAACAATGTTATTCATGTATTTCCGTCCAAGCTCTTCTTATTCTCTAGATCAAGACAAAATGACCTCACTGTTTTACACTCTAGTGATTCCCATGTTGAACCCCCTCATTTACAGCCTGAGGAACAAGGATGTTAAAGAGGCCCTGCAAAAACTGACAACAAAAACTTGGTTCTAAGCAAATCCATCACATGTACATGTCCACTTATTTAAAAGTGATTGTTCTTTCTGGAAAATTATACTGATGACacgtaaaaatatttttattttgcttttactttAAATGTTATGTTGGTGCTAATATATTATTGCATTTAGGTATAATGTATCTTTAAGTGTGTAATTTTGCTGGTgctattagttttgttttgtttttttgtttgtttgtttggaacaGGATTtcattgtgtagtcctggctgtcctggaattcattctgtagaccagtctggccttgaactcagagatacacctgcctttgctacctgagtgttgggattaaaggcatgcgctaaaACCACCTGGCTCAACTTTATGATTATTACATATGTCATATTAACATATGTTTTCTTAACTGTAAAATTTTCCCAGTCATTTCTATTATACCTATTTTATTCTGTTACTATTTCATTTGTGTTCATTACACTAAGTTACAAATGTTTATTGACATTCTTTTCCCATATTTTATACCCTATATTTTATGGTAAATGCAATAGTTTATTTCCTGGTGAATTTCATTTACTACTGGAAGTTACACCCCTTAAAATATACATTCAAAGGTTTTACAATATGCCTCATCTCCTGAAATAAGTGAAATGTACACTACTATTTAATGCCAATGCTTAAAAGCAGTGTGCAAGAGCAAGGTTTTTCTGGTTAGAGATACAAGTACCAGACCTaagttgtgtgtgttggggagacgATAAAAAGAAGTGTTTACATACCTAGAAGTAGGGATTAACAATTAGATAGCTAGGCATTGAGATAAAGAAAACCTTGATATTTTAAAACCCATGAAGTTTTATCAGAAGAGAATGCAAAGAGTAATTAAAGAGGATTgattatgtgtacacatgcatacttcTAAATATAAACTGTTCAGTTTGTATAAATGTTATTCATAGTATATTTTCAGGGCTAATCATTTGACACTGGATAACTAATTGGTGTagtcttccctgaggaagactagtTCTTccactctcaacattccttagttgcttgtagttttTGTGTCGAGTTGAGACtatatgggcttttcccattaGACATATCACTTTGGTATGTCTATGGTTGTCCTTGTTCCCCT
This genomic interval carries:
- the LOC131909327 gene encoding olfactory receptor 5W2-like, whose translation is MEIGNCSATEFFFLSITNNPVIKVILFILFLFIYLTTLIENLGMIILIRMDHQLHMPMYFFLSHLSFSDVCYSTAVCPKMLVDLVAKSSSSISFLGCVLQFFIFCVFTDVECMLLAMMAFDRYKAISNPLLYAVDMSSKVCYQLLAVVYLVGIVDAVIHTTLTFRLCFCGSTEINHFFCDLPPLYLLSCSDIQVNELALFTVFGFIELSTISGVLVSYCYIILSVLKIRSTKGRFKAFSTCTSHLTAVAIFQGTMLFMYFRPSSSYSLDQDKMTSLFYTLVIPMLNPLIYSLRNKDVKEALQKLTTKTWF